One part of the Ziziphus jujuba cultivar Dongzao chromosome 2, ASM3175591v1 genome encodes these proteins:
- the LOC125420076 gene encoding putative disease resistance RPP13-like protein 1 yields the protein NTDIKELPDTICTLYNLQTLLLEYCTHLYRLSSSIGNLKHLRYLKLSACRNIKEIPDGLCNLNNLHYLGLRNCNSLSRLPTDMSRMINLRYLYFFNIGVREMPPQMCKLKHLQHLSPAFLVDKNGGCNIRELGNLQDLRGFFGIKNLESIVNVGDVREAKLKDKKRITVVELEWCGETDDSEKAREVLEALQPNTNVQNLKILNYKGTSFPSWIGHHSFSQIVYLSLSGCSNCYLLPPLGQLPSLKDLELRGFEMVERIGDEFCYSCSSGSIGSSSMTNAPVLVPFKSLESLRLKDFSELREWKEWSLMMGGDVGGGEGTRAFPLLKTLKLSGCPKINEDSFPSSFPSSTTLLIREGCQQLVASLQSHQPPRLGELLLHNADVVSFPPQDGLPSNIHTILIFGCDKLKSLAKQGWPSNLKSLRIESCKNLLVDVDSFPEEGQLPTTLTRLKLVYVEKLKSLNGKALRDLVCLERLSIKHCHQLLRLPEERLPDSLSRLTITSSIGRLAYRCKRDTGEDWPKIAHIPRIKVVKLP from the exons AATACTGATATTAAAGAATTACCCGATACGATTTGCACTCTATACAATTTGCAGACTCTCCTGTTAGAATATTGCACACATCTTTATCGGTTGTCTAGTTCAATCGGCAATTTGAAGCACCTAAGATACTTGAAGTTGTCAGCGTGCCGTAACATCAAAGAGATACCTGATGGATTGTGTAATTTGAACAATCTGCATTATCTGGGATTGAGGAATTGCAATTCTCTTTCTCGTTTACCAACCGATATGTCAAGAATGATCAACCTGCGTTATCTGTACTTTTTCAATATTGGGGTGAGAGAGATGCCACCACAAATGTGCAAATTGAAACATTTGCAACATTTATCCCCTGCCTTTCTTGTAGACAAAAATGGTGGGTGTAATATTAGAGAGTTGGGTAATCTTCAAGATCTGCGtggtttttttgggataaaaaatCTTGAAAGTATAGTGAATGTTGGAGATGTTAGGGAGGCCAAATTGAAAGATAAAAAGCGTATTACAGTGGTGGAATTAGAGTGGTGTGGTGAAACGGATGATTCAGAGAAAGCACGAGAGGTACTTGAGGCGCTTCAACCTAACACAAATGtccaaaacctaaaaattttgaattacaaGGGTACAAGCTTTCCGAGTTGGATAGGGCATCATTCATTCAGTCAAATAGTATATCTGTCTCTATCTGGATGTAGTAATTGTTATTTGCTGCCGCCACTTGGACAGCTACCTTCCCTGAAAGATCTTGAACTTCGGGGATTTGAAATGGTGGAGAGAATAGGTGATGAATTTTGTTATTCCTGCAGCAGCGGTAGTATTGGTTCTTCTTCCATGACTAATGCACCAGTACTAGTACCATTCAAGTCCTTGGAATCTTTACGCCTCAAGGATTTCAGTGAATTAAGAGAATGGAAGGAGTGGTCATTAATGATGGGAGGTGATGTTGGAGGAGGAGAAGGTACTAGAGCTTTCCCATTACTCAAAACGCTTAAATTATCAGGTTGTCCGAAGATAAATGAGGACAGCTTTCCTTCTAGTTTTCCATCCTCCACAACTCTTCTAATCAGGGAGGGATGCCAACAACTGGTGGCTTCGCTCCAAAGTCATCAACCTCCACGGCTGGGTGAATTGCTGCTACATAATGCAGACGTGGTGTCATTTCCACCACAAGATGGATTGCCCTCCAATATCcatacaattttaatttttggatgtGACAAACTGAAGTCACTTGCGAAACAGGGATGGCCGTCAAATTTGAAATCGCTTCGTATTGAAAGTTGCAAAAACCTGTTGGTGGACGTAGATTCATTTCCGGAGGAAGGGCAACTTCCCACAACTCTGACTCGTCTTAAGCTTGTATATGTTGAAAAGCTTAAATCATTAAATGGAAAGGCTCTTCGAGACCTGGTCTGCCTTGAACGACTCAGCATTAAACATTGCCATCAGCTGCTGCGCTTGCCAGAAGAAAGGCTACCCGATTCTCTTTCTCGTTTGACCATCACAAGCTCTATTGGTCGGCTAGCCTACAGGTGCAAGAGAGATACAGGGGAAGATTGGCCAAAAATTGCTCACATCCCTCGCATCAAAGTTGTTA AACTTCCTTGA
- the LOC125420075 gene encoding putative disease resistance RPP13-like protein 1, with the protein MAELIAGAFFTASFERFSNMVLSGEVLKFVSAKKLNDRMLKKFKTMLLSVKALLNDAEKKQISDPDVRQWLDELRDTMYDAEDLAYEIQTEPLRCKIEGGQSGSRIFQVFNFTSRFNIKNLEDRIVEIFHTLEGVVNQKDLLGLTPSVGVHLNRSSSSSPQLLPVEEESDIYGRDDDKAAIVKLLLSDDDHDDVVGGNKISVIPIVGMGGIGKTTLAHLVFNDVNVVKKFDLKAWVTVSDEFDVFTLTKTIFETITGQKDCSIKHPHQLQCELKKAIEGKKFLYVLDDVWNENYNLWDNLRSQFTFGASGSKIIVTTRNEKIGSMMGTVPIYYIGIISNEDSWQLFAKHAFQKIINRSALQEFEEIGRKIVRKCNGLPLAIKSLGGLLCYKKHIDEWEDILNSDTWKMEECNILPTLWLSYNYLPPHLKRCFAYCSIFPKDFEIEKERLILLWMAEDLLLPQENMTLEEIGENYFNDLVSRSFIHYTKGVVFPYYHMHDLVNDLASFVSGEFCLRMGDGSFKGTTGKIRHLSYMTSKSHDIKKLEECSSKSKVLRSLLFDSRILSVQFLANLEQCLKGMRCLRMLSLCENHIMTCSGLVPITISLDLIGNLKLLRYLN; encoded by the coding sequence ATGGCTGAACTGATTGCTGGAGCCTTTTTCACCGCTTCTTTTGAGCGGTTCTCTAATATGGTTCTTTCTGGCGAGGTTCTCAAATTTGTTAGCGCAAAGAAACTCAATGATAGGATGCTCAAGAAGTTCAAGACCATGTTGCTGTCTGTTAAGGCATTGCTGAATGATGCTGAGAAGAAGCAAATATCCGACCCAGATGTAAGGCAGTGGCTGGATGAGCTCAGAGACACCATGTACGATGCAGAGGACTTGGCCTATGAGATCCAGACTGAACCTTTGCGATGCAAGATTGAAGGTGGTCAGTCTGGAAGCCGCATATTCCAGGTATTTAATTTCACATCTAGATTCAATATTAAGAATCTTGAAGATAGGATAGTGGAGATCTTTCACACACTTGAAGGCGTTGTGAACCAAAAAGATCTCCTTGGTTTGACTCCATCAGTAGGTGTTCATCTGAATAGgtcttcatcatcttctccaCAACTACTACCTGTGGAAGAAGAATCTGATATCTACGGCAGAGACGATGACAAAGCTGCCATCGTTAAGCTGCTGCTGtctgatgatgatcatgatgatgTGGTAGGTGGTAATAAGATATCTGTAATTCCCATTGTGGGCATGGGCGGTATTGGCAAGACCACCCTTGCTCATCTTGTTTTTAATGATGTCAACGTGGTGAAAAAGTTTGACCTCAAGGCTTGGGTTACAGTATCAGATGAATTTGATGTTTTCACAttgacaaaaacaatttttgaaaCAATCACTGGGCAAAAGGATTGCAGTATCAAGCATCCACATCAACTTCAATGTGAATTAAAAAAGGCTATAGAAGGGAAGAAGTTTCTTTACGTTCTAGATGATGTTTGGAACGAAAATTATAACCTTTGGGATAATTTAAGGAGTCAATTTACATTTGGAGCATCAGGGAGTAAAATCATTGTCACTACACGCAATGAAAAAATAGGATCTATGATGGGTACCGTTCCCATTTATTATATTGGAATAATATCAAATGAAGATAGTTGGCAATTATTTGCAAAACACgcattccaaaaaataataaatcgaAGTGCACTTCAAGAGTTCGAAGAAATCGGTAGAAAAATTGTCAGAAAATGCAATGGCCTTCCTTTAGCTATTAAATCGCTTGGTGGTCTTTTGTGCTACAAAAAGCATATCGATGAATGGGAAGATATACTAAATAGTGACACATGGAAGATGGAGGAGTGTAACATTCTTCCCACACTTTGGTTGAGCTACAACTATTTGCCTCCACATCTTAAACGGTGTTTTGCTTATTGTTCAATTTTTCCTaaagattttgaaattgaaaaggaaagattAATTCTGTTATGGATGGCAGAAGATCTTTTACTGCCCCAAGAAAATATGACGCTAGAAGAAATTGGGGAGAACTACTTTAATGATCTCGTATCAAGGTCATTCATTCATTATACTAAAGGCGTTGTATTCCCTTATTACCATATGCATGACCTTGTTAACGATTTAGCTAGCTTTGTGTCAGGAGAATTTTGTTTGAGAATGGGTGATGGCTCCTTCAAAGGTACTACAGGGAAGATTCGTCATTTGTCTTACATGACATCTAAGAGCCATGATATCAAGAAGCTAGAAGAATGTTCATCCAAAAGTAAGGTGCTGCGCTCTTTATTGTTTGATTCTAGAATATTGTCCGTACAATTTTTGGCAAATCTCGAACAATGTCTGAAAGGGATGCGATGCCTAAGAATGCTTTCTCTATGTGAGAATCATATTATGACATGCTCTGGTTTGGTTCCTATTACGATAAGCCTCGATTTGATTGGCAATTTGAAGCTTTTAAGGTATTTAAACTAA